The following coding sequences lie in one Streptomyces albofaciens JCM 4342 genomic window:
- the gyrA gene encoding DNA gyrase subunit A: MADENPPVTPDGVTAEGAAPAIEGVGMRVEPVGLETEMQRSYLDYAMSVIVSRALPDVRDGLKPVHRRVLYAMYDGGYRPEKGFYKCARVVGDVMGTYHPHGDSSIYDALVRLAQPWSMRMPLVDSNGNFGSPGNDPAAAMRYTECKMKQLSMEMLRDIDEETVDFQDNYDGRNQEPTVLPSRFPNLLINGSAGIAVGMATNIPPHNLREVAAGAQWALENPEASNEELLDALIERIKGPDFPTGALVVGRKGIEDAYRTGRGSITMRAVVEVEEIQNRQCLVVTELPYQVNPDNLAQKIADLVKDGKIGGVADVRDETSSRTGQRLVIVLKRDAVAKVVLNNLYKHTDLQTNFGANMLALVDGVPRTLSLDAFIRNWVNHQVEVIVRRTKFRLRKAEERAHILRGLLKALDAIDEVIALIRRSETVEVAREGLMGLLSIDEIQANAILEMQLRRLAALERQKITAEHDELQAKINEYNAILASPEKQRQIISEELAAIVEKFGDDRRSKLVPFEGDMSVEDLIAEEDIVVTITRGGYVKRTKTDDYRSQKRGGKGVRGTKLKEDDIVDHFFVSTTHHWLLFFTNKGRVYRAKAYELPDAGRDARGQHVANLLAFQPDEQIAQILAIRDYEAMPYLVLATKGGLVKKTPLKDYDSPRSGGVIAINLRETEEGADDELIGAELVSAEDDLLLISKKAQSIRFTATDEALRPMGRATSGVKGMSFREGDELLSMNVVRAGTFVFTATDGGYAKRTSVDEYRVQGRGGLGIKAAKIVEDRGELVGALVVEATDEILAITLGGGVIRTRVSEVRETGRDTMGVQLINLGKRDAVVGIARNAEAGREAEEVDGGAEPESADEAAGTESAVAEGGEPSAE, from the coding sequence ATGGCCGACGAGAACCCCCCTGTGACCCCGGACGGCGTGACCGCCGAGGGCGCGGCCCCCGCCATCGAAGGCGTGGGCATGCGCGTCGAGCCCGTCGGGCTCGAAACGGAGATGCAGCGCTCCTACCTCGACTACGCGATGTCCGTCATCGTCTCGCGCGCGCTGCCGGACGTACGGGACGGCCTCAAGCCGGTGCACCGCCGCGTCCTGTACGCGATGTACGACGGCGGGTACCGCCCCGAGAAGGGCTTCTACAAGTGCGCCCGCGTCGTCGGCGATGTCATGGGTACGTACCACCCGCACGGTGACTCCTCCATCTACGACGCGCTGGTGCGCCTGGCCCAGCCGTGGTCGATGCGCATGCCGCTGGTGGACTCCAACGGCAACTTCGGCTCGCCGGGCAACGACCCGGCCGCGGCCATGCGGTACACCGAGTGCAAGATGAAGCAGCTCTCCATGGAGATGCTGCGGGACATCGACGAGGAGACCGTCGATTTCCAGGACAACTACGACGGCCGCAACCAGGAGCCGACGGTCCTGCCGTCGCGCTTCCCGAACCTGCTGATCAACGGCAGCGCCGGCATCGCGGTCGGCATGGCGACCAACATCCCGCCGCACAACCTGCGCGAGGTCGCCGCCGGTGCCCAGTGGGCGCTGGAGAACCCCGAGGCGTCCAACGAGGAGCTGTTGGACGCGCTCATCGAGCGCATCAAGGGCCCGGACTTCCCGACCGGCGCGCTGGTGGTGGGCCGCAAGGGCATCGAGGACGCGTACCGCACCGGCCGCGGCTCGATCACGATGCGCGCCGTGGTCGAGGTCGAGGAGATCCAGAACCGCCAGTGCCTGGTGGTCACGGAGCTGCCGTACCAGGTCAACCCGGACAACCTCGCGCAGAAGATCGCCGACCTGGTCAAGGACGGCAAGATCGGTGGCGTCGCCGACGTACGGGACGAGACCTCCTCGCGTACGGGCCAGCGGCTAGTGATCGTCCTCAAGCGGGACGCCGTCGCCAAGGTCGTGCTGAACAACCTGTACAAGCACACCGACCTCCAGACGAACTTCGGCGCGAACATGCTCGCGCTGGTGGACGGCGTGCCGCGCACCCTGTCGCTGGACGCGTTCATCCGCAACTGGGTCAACCACCAGGTCGAGGTCATCGTCCGGCGGACCAAGTTCCGGCTGCGCAAGGCCGAGGAGCGGGCCCACATCCTGCGTGGTCTGCTCAAGGCGCTGGACGCGATCGACGAGGTCATCGCGCTGATCCGGCGCAGCGAGACGGTCGAGGTGGCGCGCGAGGGCCTGATGGGCCTGCTGAGCATCGACGAGATCCAGGCCAACGCGATCCTGGAGATGCAGCTGCGCCGGCTGGCCGCCCTGGAGCGCCAGAAGATCACCGCCGAGCACGACGAGCTGCAGGCGAAGATCAACGAGTACAACGCGATCCTCGCCTCGCCGGAGAAGCAGCGGCAGATCATCAGCGAGGAGCTGGCGGCGATCGTCGAGAAGTTCGGCGACGACCGGCGCTCGAAGCTGGTGCCCTTCGAGGGCGACATGTCCGTCGAGGACCTGATCGCCGAGGAGGACATCGTCGTCACGATCACCCGTGGCGGCTATGTGAAGCGGACGAAGACCGACGATTACCGGTCGCAGAAGCGCGGCGGCAAGGGCGTACGGGGCACGAAGCTGAAGGAAGACGACATCGTCGACCACTTCTTCGTCTCGACCACCCACCACTGGCTGCTGTTCTTCACCAACAAGGGCCGGGTCTACCGGGCCAAGGCGTACGAGCTGCCGGACGCCGGCCGGGACGCGCGCGGCCAGCACGTCGCCAACCTGCTGGCCTTCCAGCCGGACGAGCAGATCGCGCAGATCCTGGCGATCCGCGACTACGAGGCCATGCCCTACCTGGTGCTCGCCACCAAGGGCGGTCTGGTGAAGAAGACGCCGCTCAAGGACTACGACTCGCCGCGCTCCGGCGGTGTCATCGCGATCAACCTCCGTGAGACGGAGGAGGGCGCGGACGACGAGCTGATCGGCGCCGAGCTGGTCTCCGCCGAGGACGACCTGCTGCTCATCAGCAAGAAGGCGCAGTCGATCCGGTTCACCGCCACGGATGAAGCCCTGCGTCCGATGGGACGCGCCACCTCGGGTGTCAAGGGCATGAGTTTCCGCGAGGGCGATGAACTGCTCTCGATGAATGTGGTGCGGGCCGGTACGTTCGTCTTCACCGCCACCGACGGCGGCTACGCCAAGCGCACCTCGGTGGACGAGTACCGCGTCCAGGGCCGCGGTGGTCTCGGCATCAAGGCCGCCAAGATCGTGGAGGACCGGGGTGAGCTGGTCGGCGCCCTGGTGGTCGAGGCGACGGACGAGATCCTGGCCATCACGCTCGGCGGTGGTGTGATCCGTACGCGGGTCAGCGAGGTCCGGGAGACCGGCCGTGACACCATGGGCGTCCAACTGATCAACCTGGGCAAGCGCGATGCCGTGGTCGGTATCGCCCGTAACGCCGAGGCCGGTCGCGAGGCCGAAGAGGTCGACGGGGGCGCCGAGCCCGAGTCGGCCGACGAGGCGGCGGGTACCGAGTCCGCGGTGGCCGAAGGCGGCGAGCCTTCGGCGGAGTAA
- a CDS encoding DUF3566 domain-containing protein — protein sequence MSGATGAAAGGSGKRKNSRPGPATVTKDSARGSATSGGTSSEDSYQGGTVTDTRQPYPQKPHSGSQPQPPAQGQASGAQGGGQPYQPPQAYRSGAGQGAGAQQGVRVPRTGARTTPRTRKARLRVARADPWSVMKVSFLLSIALGICTIVAVAVLWMVMDAMGVFTTVGGTISEATGSGDGGGFDLQTFLSLPRVLLFTAVIAVIDVVLATALATLGAFIYNISAGFVGGVELTLAEDE from the coding sequence GTGAGTGGAGCCACGGGCGCTGCGGCGGGTGGGTCGGGGAAACGGAAGAATTCCCGGCCGGGACCCGCGACCGTGACGAAGGACAGCGCCCGTGGCTCCGCCACGTCCGGCGGCACCTCGTCCGAGGACTCCTACCAGGGGGGAACCGTGACCGACACGCGTCAGCCGTATCCACAGAAGCCGCACTCCGGATCCCAGCCGCAGCCGCCCGCACAGGGGCAGGCCTCCGGGGCCCAGGGCGGCGGGCAGCCGTATCAGCCGCCCCAGGCGTACCGCTCGGGTGCGGGGCAGGGCGCGGGGGCGCAGCAGGGGGTGCGTGTGCCGCGTACGGGCGCGCGTACGACCCCGCGTACGCGCAAGGCTCGGCTGCGGGTCGCCAGGGCCGACCCGTGGTCGGTGATGAAGGTCAGCTTCCTGCTGTCCATCGCGCTCGGCATCTGCACGATCGTGGCGGTCGCGGTGCTGTGGATGGTGATGGACGCGATGGGGGTGTTCACCACCGTCGGCGGCACGATCAGCGAGGCGACGGGTTCGGGTGACGGCGGCGGCTTCGACCTCCAGACGTTCCTGTCGCTGCCGCGGGTGCTGCTGTTCACGGCGGTCATCGCGGTGATCGACGTCGTGCTCGCCACGGCGCTGGCCACGCTCGGGGCCTTCATCTACAACATCTCGGCCGGGTTCGTGGGCGGTGTGGAGCTGACCCTCGCCGAGGACGAGTGA
- a CDS encoding DLW-39 family protein, which yields MKKLLLVALAAIGGLLVYRQIQADRAEQDLWTEATDSVPAGSGV from the coding sequence GTGAAGAAGCTTCTCCTGGTCGCACTGGCCGCCATCGGCGGGCTCCTCGTGTACCGCCAGATCCAGGCGGATCGCGCCGAGCAGGATCTGTGGACGGAGGCGACCGACTCCGTGCCCGCAGGTTCGGGTGTGTGA
- a CDS encoding protein kinase domain-containing protein, with the protein MGEVFAGRYELIDPIGRGGVGAVWRAWDQRRRRYVAAKVLQQSDAHTLLRFVREQAVRIDHPHVLAPASWAADDDKVLFTMDLVHGGSLAHLVGDYGPLPPNLVCVLLDQLLSGLTAVHAEGVVHRDIKPANILLEATGTGRPHVRLSDFGISMRKGEPRLTDANYVVGTPGYFAPEQMLGAEPDFPGDLFAVGLVAVHLLTGSKPDTQGLVEHFAQYGTPDAPEGIAEPLWQVLANLLQPDPDLRFKTAAGARKALLAAAELLPEATIEDEIIEVFDHIGPLPAGFGPDGPLRPKGERPKGERPKGHPSEGDRPEGEGAGSDPRAGMAGSRAAAEPGAGAGTSVSTGTGTGVGTGTGAPEAAPPFPEAPARGGNVSPPPPSVPPFPSTPPPSATDTSDNGDFPLAPPSTGLPAPQRPVPQPHTGQAPVSQHPVPQHRPPLQAPPQHPTPQQPTSQPTRPYTPDRPHPLPSAGRAPGRRHRALPQRRPGPPPKVAVPVIVVALLCIAVGVWALAVS; encoded by the coding sequence ATGGGTGAGGTCTTCGCCGGTCGGTACGAGCTGATCGACCCGATCGGGCGGGGCGGCGTGGGCGCCGTCTGGCGCGCCTGGGACCAGCGCCGCCGCCGCTACGTGGCGGCCAAGGTGCTGCAGCAGAGCGACGCGCACACGCTGCTGCGCTTCGTGCGCGAACAGGCCGTACGGATCGACCACCCGCACGTGCTCGCCCCCGCGAGCTGGGCCGCGGACGACGACAAGGTCCTGTTCACCATGGACCTCGTGCACGGCGGCTCGCTGGCCCACCTGGTAGGCGACTACGGGCCGCTGCCGCCGAACCTGGTGTGCGTCCTGCTCGACCAGCTGCTGTCCGGCCTGACCGCGGTCCACGCGGAAGGGGTCGTGCACCGTGACATCAAACCCGCGAACATCCTGCTGGAGGCCACCGGAACCGGCCGCCCCCACGTACGGCTGTCGGACTTCGGCATCTCGATGCGCAAGGGCGAGCCGCGGCTGACCGACGCCAACTACGTGGTGGGCACGCCCGGTTACTTCGCCCCGGAACAGATGCTGGGTGCCGAACCCGACTTCCCCGGCGACCTCTTCGCGGTCGGCCTGGTCGCGGTGCACCTGCTGACCGGCTCCAAGCCGGACACCCAGGGGCTCGTCGAGCACTTCGCGCAGTACGGGACGCCGGACGCGCCCGAGGGCATCGCGGAGCCGCTCTGGCAGGTGCTGGCCAACCTGCTGCAACCGGACCCGGACCTGCGCTTCAAGACGGCCGCCGGGGCGCGCAAGGCACTGCTCGCGGCCGCCGAGCTGCTTCCGGAAGCGACGATCGAGGACGAGATCATCGAGGTCTTCGACCACATCGGACCGCTGCCGGCGGGGTTCGGGCCGGATGGGCCGTTGCGGCCGAAGGGGGAGCGGCCGAAAGGGGAGCGGCCGAAAGGGCATCCGTCGGAAGGGGATCGGCCGGAAGGGGAGGGAGCGGGGAGCGACCCGCGTGCGGGGATGGCCGGTTCGCGGGCTGCGGCGGAGCCGGGTGCGGGAGCTGGTACGAGTGTGAGTACGGGTACCGGTACGGGCGTGGGCACGGGTACGGGCGCACCGGAAGCAGCGCCTCCGTTTCCGGAAGCCCCGGCGCGCGGTGGCAACGTATCGCCGCCCCCGCCCTCCGTACCGCCGTTCCCCTCCACGCCACCACCGTCGGCAACGGACACGTCCGACAACGGTGACTTCCCGCTCGCGCCGCCGTCCACGGGTTTGCCCGCCCCGCAACGCCCCGTCCCGCAACCCCACACCGGTCAGGCGCCGGTTTCGCAGCACCCGGTACCGCAGCACCGGCCCCCACTACAGGCGCCCCCGCAGCACCCGACCCCACAACAGCCCACGTCCCAGCCCACCCGCCCCTACACCCCCGACCGGCCGCATCCTCTGCCGTCCGCCGGCCGCGCTCCGGGCCGACGGCACCGGGCCCTTCCGCAGCGCCGGCCCGGGCCGCCACCCAAGGTTGCCGTACCGGTAATCGTCGTAGCGCTGCTGTGCATTGCGGTCGGCGTCTGGGCGTTGGCCGTCAGCTGA
- a CDS encoding helix-turn-helix domain-containing protein — MDAAQQEATARARELQRSWYGEPLGALFRRLIDDLGLNQARLAAVLGLSAPMLSQLMSGQRAKIGNPAVVQRVQALQELAGQVADGSVSAAEATERMEEIKKTAGGSVLNNTAQTAASTGATTVRRVVREIQSLLRSVSAAGDIIDAANTLAPTHPELAEFLRVYGAGRTADAVSHYEAHQS, encoded by the coding sequence ATGGACGCAGCACAGCAAGAAGCCACCGCGCGTGCTCGGGAGCTGCAGCGGAGCTGGTACGGGGAGCCTCTTGGGGCGCTGTTCCGTCGTCTCATCGACGATCTCGGTCTCAACCAGGCGCGGCTCGCGGCCGTGCTGGGTCTGTCCGCGCCCATGCTGTCCCAGCTGATGAGCGGGCAGCGGGCGAAGATCGGGAACCCGGCCGTCGTCCAGCGCGTCCAGGCGCTCCAGGAACTGGCCGGACAGGTCGCGGACGGCAGCGTCAGCGCCGCCGAGGCCACCGAGCGGATGGAGGAGATCAAGAAGACCGCGGGCGGTTCGGTGCTGAACAACACCGCGCAGACCGCCGCCTCCACCGGGGCGACGACCGTACGGCGCGTGGTCCGCGAGATCCAGTCGCTGCTGCGCTCGGTTTCGGCCGCCGGCGACATCATCGACGCCGCGAACACCCTCGCCCCCACCCACCCCGAACTGGCAGAGTTCCTCCGGGTCTACGGGGCGGGACGCACCGCCGACGCGGTCTCCCACTACGAGGCGCACCAGAGTTAG
- a CDS encoding DUF5324 family protein has product MTRKDSVRAATSSAKDSVRHAAEVVAPYAGTAKDTAAHYAHEARTRLAPKVAEAAHQARSQYDTHVQPRLEHARGALPPKVDKAASKAAVRTRKAARQAADYTAPRVEHAVQSARAAAEPVRDQAVARGTAALAALRGQVSAKEIEKIVKKHNRRRRAGKAAKRLAVVGLLAGGAFAAWKWWDKQANPDWLVEPPAATEVNERTPLTAVDAAVLDPEVQAKQAEAEADDRGNTP; this is encoded by the coding sequence GTGACCCGCAAGGACAGCGTGCGCGCGGCGACCAGTTCGGCCAAGGACAGCGTGCGGCACGCGGCGGAGGTGGTGGCTCCGTATGCCGGTACGGCCAAGGACACCGCCGCGCACTACGCGCACGAGGCCCGTACGCGACTGGCACCCAAGGTGGCCGAGGCCGCTCACCAGGCACGCAGCCAGTACGACACCCATGTGCAGCCCCGCCTGGAACACGCCCGCGGCGCCCTGCCGCCGAAGGTCGACAAGGCCGCGAGCAAGGCCGCCGTACGCACCCGCAAGGCCGCGCGCCAGGCCGCCGACTACACGGCGCCGCGCGTGGAGCACGCCGTGCAGAGCGCACGGGCCGCCGCCGAGCCGGTCCGCGACCAGGCCGTGGCCCGCGGCACCGCCGCCCTCGCCGCCCTGCGCGGCCAGGTGTCGGCCAAGGAGATCGAAAAGATCGTCAAGAAGCACAACCGCCGTCGGCGCGCCGGCAAGGCCGCCAAGCGCCTCGCCGTCGTCGGCCTCCTCGCGGGCGGCGCCTTCGCCGCCTGGAAGTGGTGGGACAAGCAGGCCAACCCGGACTGGCTGGTCGAGCCCCCGGCCGCCACGGAGGTCAACGAGCGCACCCCCCTGACCGCGGTCGACGCGGCCGTCCTGGACCCGGAGGTCCAGGCCAAGCAGGCCGAAGCCGAAGCCGACGACCGCGGCAACACCCCCTGA
- a CDS encoding peptidylprolyl isomerase: MAEQLYATLKTNQGDIEIRLLPNHAPKTVKNFVELAKGEREWTHPETGKKSMEKLYDGTVFHRVISGFMIQGGDPLGNGTGGPGYEFADEFHPDLAFNKPYLLAMANAGPGTNGSQFFITVSPTTWLTGKHTIFGEVTNDASKKVVDAIAATQTNPRTDRPVNDVVIESVVVESR, translated from the coding sequence GTGGCTGAGCAGCTCTACGCCACCCTGAAGACGAATCAGGGCGACATCGAGATTCGGCTTCTGCCGAACCACGCGCCGAAGACGGTCAAGAACTTCGTCGAGCTCGCCAAGGGTGAGCGGGAGTGGACCCATCCGGAGACCGGCAAGAAGTCCATGGAGAAGCTGTACGACGGCACGGTCTTCCACCGGGTGATCAGCGGCTTCATGATCCAGGGTGGCGACCCGCTGGGCAACGGCACCGGCGGCCCCGGGTACGAGTTCGCGGACGAGTTCCACCCCGACCTGGCCTTCAACAAGCCGTACCTGCTGGCCATGGCCAACGCCGGCCCGGGAACCAACGGCTCGCAGTTCTTCATCACGGTCTCCCCGACCACCTGGCTGACCGGCAAGCACACCATCTTCGGCGAGGTCACCAACGACGCGAGCAAGAAGGTCGTGGACGCCATCGCGGCGACCCAGACCAACCCGCGTACGGACCGTCCGGTCAACGACGTCGTGATCGAGTCGGTCGTCGTCGAGAGCCGCTGA
- a CDS encoding rhomboid family intramembrane serine protease has protein sequence MDQVPGSPQEPRDARPGDAAPSGCYRHPDRTTGITCTRCERPICPECMVSASVGFQCPECVRGGSGTGRTAQATAPRTLAGGTLTADTRLVTKILLGINVAVFIAVLAVGGGLVQDLEMIGGAFTREDLRFIGVAEGEWYRLLTAVFLHQAPMHIAFNMLSLWWLGPPLEAALGRVRFLALYLLSGLGGSALSYLLAAQNQPSLGASGAIFGLLGATVILMRRLNYDMRPVLILLALNLVFTFAWPNIAWQAHVGGLVVGAAVTYGMVHAPRARRTLVQGATCAVAFLVIVAVVWVRTGQLMG, from the coding sequence ATGGACCAGGTGCCAGGCAGCCCGCAGGAGCCGCGGGACGCGCGGCCGGGCGATGCCGCGCCGTCCGGCTGCTACCGCCACCCGGACCGCACGACGGGCATCACGTGTACGCGTTGTGAGCGGCCCATCTGCCCCGAGTGCATGGTCAGCGCGTCGGTCGGGTTCCAGTGCCCGGAGTGCGTACGCGGCGGCAGCGGCACGGGCCGTACGGCGCAGGCCACCGCCCCCCGGACGCTGGCCGGCGGCACGCTGACCGCGGACACCCGGCTGGTCACCAAGATCCTGCTCGGCATCAACGTCGCGGTGTTCATCGCGGTGCTGGCGGTGGGCGGCGGCCTGGTGCAGGACCTGGAGATGATCGGCGGCGCCTTCACCCGGGAGGACCTGCGGTTCATCGGCGTCGCCGAGGGCGAGTGGTACCGCCTGCTGACCGCGGTGTTCCTCCACCAGGCCCCGATGCACATCGCCTTCAACATGCTGTCCCTGTGGTGGCTGGGCCCGCCGCTGGAGGCGGCCCTCGGCCGGGTCCGCTTCCTGGCGCTCTACCTGCTCTCCGGCCTCGGCGGCAGCGCGTTGTCGTATCTGCTCGCCGCGCAGAACCAGCCGTCGCTGGGGGCTTCCGGCGCGATCTTCGGGCTGCTGGGCGCGACGGTCATACTGATGCGCCGCCTGAACTACGACATGCGGCCGGTGCTGATCCTGCTCGCGCTCAACCTGGTCTTCACCTTCGCCTGGCCCAACATCGCCTGGCAGGCGCACGTCGGAGGGCTGGTCGTGGGCGCCGCGGTGACGTACGGGATGGTGCACGCCCCGCGTGCGCGGCGGACGCTCGTACAGGGCGCGACGTGCGCGGTGGCGTTCCTGGTGATCGTCGCGGTGGTGTGGGTGCGGACCGGCCAGCTCATGGGCTGA
- the crgA gene encoding cell division protein CrgA: MPKSRIRKKDDFTPPPAKQTTNLRMSSGRGWVAPVMLALFLIGLVWIVLFYVTGGDLPVKAMGNWNIVCGFGFIALGFGVSTQWK; the protein is encoded by the coding sequence GTGCCGAAGTCACGGATCCGCAAGAAGGACGACTTCACGCCCCCGCCGGCGAAGCAGACGACCAATCTGCGCATGAGTTCGGGCCGGGGCTGGGTGGCTCCGGTGATGCTGGCGCTGTTCCTGATCGGTCTGGTGTGGATCGTGCTCTTCTACGTGACCGGGGGCGATCTGCCCGTCAAGGCGATGGGCAACTGGAACATCGTGTGCGGCTTCGGCTTCATCGCGCTGGGCTTCGGCGTATCCACGCAGTGGAAGTAG
- a CDS encoding DUF881 domain-containing protein, whose amino-acid sequence MSTSADSPGRPSRRRLRPVRLLTLAVFALAGLIFWLSFDTARGTDLRSDDSMLRLSDLIQERSHKNGAHDERNAALRDEVDTLAHQDSGSTKAEDAKLAALEKNAGTKPVAGQGLTVTLTDAPPNATAKIPGVPEPQPNDLVIHQQDLQAVVNALWQGGAKGIRVMDQRLISTSAVRCVGNTLILQGRVYSPPYKVTAVGDRDRLNRALTASPAIQNYLQYVNAYGLGWKVEQQEAVTLPGYSGTVDLHYAQPVKP is encoded by the coding sequence TTGAGCACTTCCGCTGACTCCCCCGGCCGCCCGTCGCGCCGCCGTCTGCGACCGGTGCGTCTGCTGACGCTGGCCGTCTTCGCACTGGCCGGGCTGATCTTCTGGCTGAGCTTCGACACCGCGCGCGGCACGGACCTGCGCTCGGACGACTCGATGCTGCGCCTGTCCGACCTCATCCAGGAACGCAGCCACAAGAACGGCGCCCACGACGAGCGCAACGCCGCGCTGCGCGACGAGGTCGACACCCTCGCGCACCAGGACAGCGGCAGCACCAAGGCCGAGGACGCCAAGCTGGCGGCGCTGGAGAAGAACGCGGGCACCAAGCCGGTCGCCGGTCAGGGGCTGACCGTCACCCTCACCGACGCCCCGCCGAACGCCACCGCCAAGATCCCCGGCGTGCCCGAGCCGCAGCCCAACGACCTGGTCATCCACCAGCAGGACCTGCAAGCCGTGGTCAACGCCCTGTGGCAGGGCGGGGCGAAGGGCATCCGGGTCATGGACCAGCGGCTGATCTCCACGAGCGCGGTGCGCTGTGTCGGCAATACGCTGATCCTCCAGGGCCGCGTCTACTCGCCGCCCTACAAGGTCACCGCCGTGGGCGACCGCGACCGGCTGAACCGGGCGCTGACCGCCTCCCCGGCCATCCAGAACTACCTCCAGTACGTGAACGCCTACGGCCTCGGCTGGAAAGTCGAGCAGCAGGAGGCGGTGACTCTGCCCGGCTACTCCGGCACAGTGGATCTCCACTACGCACAGCCTGTGAAGCCGTGA
- a CDS encoding class E sortase encodes MARLVVRTVSEVCVTAGTLIVLFVVYVLFWTGVRADSAMDGELGKLQDQWSTGPVATGTSGGTAGRPSGPGKQPPYEYGSSFAVMYIPRFGADWSKPVLEGTAVDVLKRGLGHYERTARLGGTGNFAVAGHRRTYGDPFKDFPRLRPGDAVVLTDGTTWFTYRIDRRPYRTLPTDTGVIDPVPRKSGYSGPGRYLTLTTCEPEWGHSHRLIAWAHLDSTQPVERGRPSALTG; translated from the coding sequence GTGGCGCGGCTGGTCGTCCGGACGGTCAGCGAGGTGTGCGTCACCGCCGGCACGCTGATCGTGCTCTTCGTGGTCTACGTCCTGTTCTGGACGGGCGTACGGGCCGACAGCGCGATGGACGGCGAACTCGGCAAGCTCCAGGACCAGTGGTCCACCGGCCCGGTCGCCACCGGAACGTCCGGGGGCACCGCCGGGCGGCCGAGCGGGCCCGGGAAGCAGCCGCCGTACGAGTACGGCTCGTCCTTCGCCGTGATGTACATCCCCCGCTTCGGTGCCGACTGGAGCAAGCCGGTGCTGGAGGGCACCGCGGTGGATGTCCTCAAGAGGGGCCTCGGGCACTACGAGCGCACCGCGCGGCTCGGTGGGACGGGCAACTTCGCGGTCGCCGGGCACCGCCGAACCTACGGCGACCCCTTCAAGGACTTCCCGCGGCTGCGGCCGGGGGACGCGGTGGTCCTGACGGACGGCACGACATGGTTCACGTACCGGATCGACCGGCGCCCGTACCGGACGCTGCCCACCGACACCGGCGTCATCGACCCCGTACCGCGCAAATCGGGATACAGCGGGCCGGGCCGCTATCTCACGCTGACGACCTGCGAACCGGAGTGGGGTCACAGCCACCGGCTGATCGCCTGGGCGCACCTGGACTCCACCCAACCCGTGGAGCGTGGCAGGCCGTCGGCTTTGACCGGCTGA
- a CDS encoding aminodeoxychorismate/anthranilate synthase component II has product MTARILVVDNYDSFVFNLVQYLYQLGAECEVLRNDEVELRHVQDNFDGVLLSPGPGAPEQAGICVDMVRHCADTGVPVFGVCLGLQSMAVAYGGVVDRAPELLHGKTSLVSHEGVGVFKGLPTPFTATRYHSLAVRPGTVPDELVVTAWTGDDAETGVAMGLRHRELPVEGVQFHPESVLTEWGHRMLANWLAECGDPGAVERSAGLAPVVGKVGA; this is encoded by the coding sequence ATGACCGCACGGATCCTCGTCGTCGACAACTACGACAGCTTCGTCTTCAACCTCGTCCAGTACCTCTACCAACTCGGCGCCGAGTGCGAGGTGCTGCGCAACGACGAGGTCGAGCTGCGGCACGTCCAGGACAATTTCGATGGCGTGCTGCTCTCGCCCGGGCCCGGCGCCCCCGAGCAGGCCGGTATCTGCGTCGACATGGTCCGGCACTGCGCCGACACGGGCGTGCCGGTCTTCGGCGTCTGCCTCGGACTCCAGTCGATGGCGGTCGCGTACGGCGGTGTCGTGGACCGGGCCCCCGAACTGCTGCACGGCAAGACGTCCCTGGTCTCCCACGAGGGTGTGGGCGTCTTCAAGGGCCTGCCCACGCCCTTCACCGCCACCCGCTACCACTCCCTGGCCGTGCGGCCCGGCACCGTCCCCGACGAGTTGGTGGTCACCGCCTGGACCGGCGACGACGCCGAGACGGGCGTGGCGATGGGCCTGCGGCACCGGGAACTGCCGGTGGAAGGCGTCCAGTTCCACCCCGAGTCGGTGCTGACCGAGTGGGGCCACCGGATGCTCGCCAACTGGCTGGCGGAGTGCGGCGATCCCGGTGCGGTGGAGCGTTCGGCGGGGCTCGCCCCGGTGGTCGGCAAGGTCGGCGCGTGA